A genomic stretch from Shewanella woodyi ATCC 51908 includes:
- a CDS encoding glutathione S-transferase: MPLPILYSLQHCPYAMRARMGLLLANQRVLLLAIVMKNKPQAMLEISPKGTVPVLIVEDSNTTEVIDESLDIMLWALKRDDPHELLYPQTPETLPQMLELIEYNDKVFKPLLEQYKSAKRYHKDSELYDRSQCEVFIKQLELKLNQHQFIMGDTLSLADYALLPFVRQFARADRHKYLAAPYPKLQHWLKAHLDSPLFSKAMAKYSLWLDSGEEHLFGEK; this comes from the coding sequence ATGCCGCTTCCCATACTCTACTCACTTCAACACTGTCCCTACGCCATGCGCGCAAGAATGGGGTTGTTACTGGCAAATCAGAGGGTATTACTGCTAGCCATAGTGATGAAAAACAAACCTCAGGCCATGCTAGAGATCTCGCCTAAGGGAACGGTTCCAGTGCTGATTGTTGAAGATAGCAATACTACTGAAGTGATCGATGAGAGTCTGGATATTATGCTTTGGGCACTGAAAAGAGATGACCCTCACGAGCTACTCTATCCTCAAACACCCGAAACCCTGCCTCAAATGCTCGAACTGATTGAGTATAATGACAAGGTATTTAAACCATTATTGGAGCAGTACAAAAGCGCCAAGCGGTACCACAAAGACTCAGAACTCTATGATAGATCTCAATGTGAAGTGTTTATCAAGCAACTGGAGTTAAAACTAAACCAGCATCAATTTATTATGGGCGATACGCTCAGCTTGGCAGACTACGCGCTACTTCCTTTTGTGCGTCAATTTGCCCGAGCAGACCGCCACAAGTACCTAGCCGCCCCCTACCCAAAACTGCAACACTGGCTAAAGGCCCATCTAGACAGCCCACTCTTCTCAAAAGCCATGGCCAAATACTCCCTCTGGCTTGATAGTGGTGAAGAGCACCTGTTTGGTGAAAAATAG
- the gndA gene encoding NADP-dependent phosphogluconate dehydrogenase, producing MENHTKLYDVGVIGLGVMGKNLALNIADNRYSVAAFDLDSVKVEGVLAQEKADRVNSKQSEQPLRVHGCNNLSEMLSSLEKPRVIVLSVPAGAPVDGVCSSLIEAGIELDDIVIDTGNSLWTDTLEREGRYADNFTFFSSAVSGGEMGARFGPSLMPSGNKKAWDRIKPIWEAIAAKVDAKTGLPIERQEPGNPVTEGEPCTTYIGPAGAGHYVKMVHNGIEYADMQLICEAYQLLSDGFGMSADEIANLFERWNKGSLNSYLMEISAEVLKQADPFSGKPLVEMILDKAGQKGTGLWTAVSSLQIGCPAPTIAEAVYARAVSTQKSQRVQLSQLLSGPQAVKPSDEEREVFIEQLESALYCAKVASYAQGFQLMAMNAKERNWTLEFAEIAKIWRAGCIIRATFLQSITQAYQSAERSGVELENLLMAETFSQALSTKQLDWRKAVSTAVLKGIPAPCISSALAYYDSYRSETLPANLLQGQRDYFGAHTFERTDKPAGEKYHLNWSSVKRELDKV from the coding sequence ATGGAAAACCACACCAAATTATATGATGTTGGCGTCATCGGCCTAGGCGTCATGGGAAAAAACCTCGCTTTAAATATTGCCGATAACCGATACAGTGTCGCTGCTTTTGATTTAGATAGCGTGAAGGTTGAGGGCGTGCTCGCACAGGAGAAAGCCGACCGAGTAAATAGTAAACAATCTGAGCAACCACTGCGGGTGCATGGCTGTAATAATCTTTCTGAAATGTTATCTAGCCTCGAGAAACCTCGAGTGATTGTGCTTTCTGTCCCCGCTGGTGCGCCTGTGGATGGCGTATGCAGTAGCTTAATCGAAGCGGGCATTGAGCTTGATGATATCGTTATCGACACAGGCAATAGCCTATGGACAGATACCTTAGAGCGCGAAGGTCGTTATGCAGATAACTTCACCTTTTTCAGCTCAGCTGTGTCTGGCGGTGAGATGGGCGCGCGTTTTGGGCCATCTTTGATGCCAAGCGGCAATAAAAAGGCGTGGGATAGAATTAAGCCTATCTGGGAAGCGATAGCGGCTAAAGTTGATGCCAAAACTGGGTTGCCTATTGAGCGTCAAGAGCCTGGTAACCCTGTCACTGAAGGCGAGCCTTGTACCACCTATATCGGTCCTGCAGGTGCTGGTCATTACGTTAAAATGGTTCATAACGGTATCGAATATGCCGATATGCAACTTATCTGCGAAGCTTATCAACTCTTGAGCGATGGTTTTGGTATGTCCGCCGATGAGATAGCAAACTTATTTGAGCGCTGGAATAAAGGTAGCCTAAACAGCTACCTGATGGAGATAAGTGCCGAGGTACTAAAGCAAGCCGATCCGTTTTCAGGTAAGCCATTAGTTGAGATGATTTTGGATAAAGCTGGCCAAAAAGGCACTGGACTTTGGACTGCTGTGAGCAGTTTACAGATAGGCTGCCCAGCACCAACCATTGCTGAAGCGGTTTATGCCCGGGCCGTGAGTACTCAAAAATCTCAACGAGTACAACTGAGCCAGTTACTCAGCGGGCCGCAAGCGGTTAAGCCAAGTGATGAGGAGCGTGAGGTCTTTATTGAGCAACTAGAAAGTGCACTCTACTGCGCCAAAGTTGCCAGCTATGCTCAAGGTTTCCAGTTGATGGCGATGAACGCTAAAGAGCGTAACTGGACACTCGAGTTCGCCGAAATTGCTAAGATCTGGCGTGCAGGCTGTATCATCCGCGCCACTTTCCTGCAATCGATCACGCAAGCTTATCAGTCTGCCGAGCGCTCAGGCGTTGAGCTTGAAAACTTGTTGATGGCAGAGACCTTCAGCCAAGCACTTTCAACCAAACAGCTTGATTGGCGCAAAGCTGTATCTACCGCGGTACTCAAAGGCATTCCCGCTCCCTGTATCAGCTCCGCTTTGGCCTATTATGACAGCTACCGCAGTGAGACTCTGCCAGCAAACTTGCTACAAGGTCAGCGTGATTACTTTGGTGCCCATACCTTTGAGCGTACCGATAAGCCAGCAGGTGAGAAGTATCACCTAAACTGGAGCAGCGTGAAGCGAGAGTTAGATAAAGTCTGA
- a CDS encoding propionyl-CoA synthetase: MKSGNNKLHQQMHQASVSQPEQFWADAAQALTWDKPWDRVLDESNMPLYAWFAGGELNTCYNAVDRHVEAGRGAQVAIQYVSPVTETEYGISYNELQAQVSRLAGYMDSIGVKKGDRVIIYMPMVPETAYAMLACARIGAIHSVVFGGFAGNELASRIDDAKPKLILSASCGIEPSGVVAYKPLLDDAIAQSSHKVEQCIILNRSQLQAELTPNRDVDWQNAVADAPDIGCLSVAATDPLYILYTSGTTGQPKGVVRDNGGHGVALAWSMKHIYGIDAGDAFWAASDVGWVVGHSYIVYGPLLVGATTLMFEGKPVGTPDPGIFWRTIAKYQVKSFFTAPTAIRAIKRDDPDGDFLKDVDLSCLNTLFLAGERCDPDTLHWAEERLNKPVIDHWWQTETGWPVAANLMGTAPVEVKAGSPALSVPGYQVEVVDEMGDKVEANISGNVVIKLPLPPGTLTTLWQNEQRYLESYLSMYPGYYLSGDAGYMDDDGYLYIMSRIDDIINVAGHRLSTGRFEEVLCQHNAVAEVAVIGVEDKLKGQVPLGLVVLKKGVTLSDEALYKELISLVREHIGPVASFRLVSAVQKLPKTRSGKILRGTMRKIADNQEYKVPATIEDPQTLELVRNALTRMGYADALLVK; this comes from the coding sequence ATGAAAAGTGGGAATAATAAGCTGCATCAACAGATGCACCAAGCTTCGGTGTCACAGCCTGAGCAGTTCTGGGCCGATGCTGCACAGGCACTAACTTGGGATAAGCCTTGGGATAGAGTGCTCGATGAGAGCAATATGCCGCTTTACGCTTGGTTTGCAGGTGGTGAGCTTAACACCTGCTATAACGCAGTGGACAGGCACGTTGAAGCGGGACGTGGCGCACAAGTGGCGATTCAATATGTCAGTCCCGTCACTGAGACTGAGTATGGTATCAGCTACAATGAGCTTCAGGCTCAGGTGAGTAGACTTGCGGGCTACATGGACTCCATCGGGGTGAAAAAGGGCGATAGAGTGATTATCTATATGCCTATGGTGCCAGAAACCGCTTATGCCATGCTGGCCTGTGCGCGTATTGGCGCTATTCATTCTGTGGTGTTTGGCGGTTTTGCTGGCAATGAACTGGCCAGTCGAATCGATGATGCTAAACCTAAACTGATTTTATCTGCCTCTTGTGGTATCGAGCCATCAGGGGTTGTAGCCTATAAGCCGCTGCTAGATGATGCAATTGCTCAATCGAGCCACAAAGTAGAGCAGTGCATCATTCTTAATCGCAGTCAGCTCCAAGCTGAGTTGACCCCAAACCGTGATGTGGACTGGCAGAACGCAGTGGCTGATGCGCCAGATATTGGTTGTTTGAGTGTTGCAGCAACTGACCCTCTTTATATCCTTTATACCTCAGGAACGACTGGTCAGCCAAAAGGCGTGGTGCGTGATAATGGCGGCCACGGTGTCGCGCTGGCTTGGTCGATGAAGCATATTTATGGCATTGATGCAGGTGATGCTTTTTGGGCAGCGTCCGATGTTGGCTGGGTTGTTGGTCACTCCTATATTGTGTATGGGCCTTTACTGGTGGGGGCAACGACCTTGATGTTTGAGGGCAAGCCTGTTGGCACGCCAGATCCGGGGATTTTCTGGCGCACTATCGCAAAATATCAAGTGAAGAGCTTTTTCACTGCGCCCACGGCGATACGGGCGATAAAGCGTGATGATCCCGATGGTGACTTTTTGAAAGATGTCGATCTCTCTTGCCTTAATACTCTTTTTCTAGCAGGAGAGCGCTGTGATCCTGACACCCTGCATTGGGCCGAGGAGCGACTTAACAAGCCAGTTATCGATCACTGGTGGCAAACAGAAACGGGTTGGCCCGTAGCGGCAAATTTGATGGGCACAGCCCCTGTAGAGGTAAAGGCGGGATCTCCAGCTCTATCTGTTCCTGGTTATCAGGTGGAAGTGGTCGATGAGATGGGCGATAAAGTAGAGGCTAACATCTCAGGTAACGTGGTGATTAAGCTGCCATTGCCGCCAGGAACCTTGACGACCCTATGGCAAAATGAACAGAGGTACCTAGAGAGTTACCTGTCGATGTATCCAGGCTATTATCTCTCCGGTGATGCAGGCTATATGGATGACGATGGTTATCTCTATATCATGAGCCGAATTGATGACATCATCAATGTGGCAGGGCACCGTTTATCCACTGGGCGTTTCGAAGAGGTATTATGTCAGCATAATGCAGTGGCTGAAGTAGCCGTAATTGGTGTGGAGGATAAACTTAAAGGTCAGGTTCCTCTAGGTTTAGTGGTGCTGAAAAAAGGGGTAACGTTAAGTGATGAAGCCCTTTATAAAGAGCTGATAAGCTTAGTGCGTGAGCATATTGGGCCGGTTGCTTCATTTAGGTTAGTGAGTGCGGTGCAAAAACTACCTAAAACACGTTCCGGTAAGATTCTACGGGGAACCATGCGTAAAATTGCCGATAACCAAGAGTATAAAGTCCCTGCGACGATAGAAGACCCTCAAACCTTAGAACTGGTTCGTAACGCGTTAACCCGTATGGGTTATGCCGATGCCCTGCTAGTTAAATAA
- a CDS encoding MerR family transcriptional regulator, translating into MSDKQITQTTYSISDLSKEFDITTRSIRFYEDQGLLKPKRRGQTRIYNLKDRVRLKLILRGKRLGFSLAETRRLFELYDADKNSVSQLHTMLELVEEKKTSLQQQMDDIKVVLMELNSAEQQCRAALENSSE; encoded by the coding sequence ATGAGTGATAAACAGATCACACAAACAACTTACTCAATTAGCGACCTCTCCAAAGAGTTTGATATTACCACTCGGAGTATTCGTTTCTATGAAGATCAGGGCCTGCTAAAGCCTAAGCGTCGTGGTCAAACTCGGATCTATAACTTAAAAGACAGAGTACGTCTCAAGCTTATCCTACGTGGTAAACGCCTTGGGTTCTCACTCGCTGAAACCCGTCGCTTATTTGAGCTTTACGATGCCGATAAAAACAGCGTTTCACAGCTACACACTATGCTTGAACTGGTTGAGGAGAAGAAAACTTCTCTGCAACAGCAGATGGATGACATCAAGGTCGTTCTCATGGAGCTCAACTCCGCTGAGCAACAGTGTCGAGCAGCGCTGGAGAACAGTAGCGAATAA
- a CDS encoding isovaleryl-CoA dehydrogenase, producing MTQLYSSLNFGLGEDVDMLRDAVQSFAANEIAPIAEKTDRDNAFPNELWPVLGDMGLLGVTVSEEYGGANMGYLAHVVAMEEISRASASIGLSYGAHSNLCVNQINRNGNAEQKAKYLPKLVSGEHIGALAMSEPNAGSDVVSMKLHARKEGDRYILNGNKMWITNGPDANTYVIYAKTDLDKGAHGITAFIVDRDSKGFSTAQKLDKLGMRGSNTCELVFEDCEVPEENILGGLNNGVKVLMSGLDYERVVLSGGPLGIMTACMDIVVPYIHEREQFGKSIGQFQLVQGKLADMYTGMNAAKSYIYNVAKSCDRGETTRKDAAGAILYSAELATKMALDAIQLLGGNGYVNEYATGRLLRDAKLYEIGAGTSEIRRMLIGRELFNESK from the coding sequence ATGACTCAACTCTACTCATCTCTCAACTTTGGCCTAGGCGAAGATGTCGATATGCTCCGCGATGCAGTGCAAAGCTTTGCCGCCAATGAAATTGCCCCGATAGCAGAAAAAACCGACCGAGATAACGCCTTTCCCAACGAGTTATGGCCAGTACTTGGCGATATGGGCCTATTAGGCGTTACAGTCTCTGAAGAGTATGGCGGAGCCAATATGGGCTACCTAGCCCACGTTGTTGCCATGGAAGAGATCTCCCGTGCATCGGCCTCTATCGGACTCAGTTACGGTGCTCATTCAAACTTGTGTGTTAACCAGATTAATCGCAACGGTAATGCTGAGCAAAAAGCAAAGTATCTACCAAAGCTTGTTAGTGGTGAACATATTGGTGCATTGGCCATGAGTGAGCCTAATGCAGGTTCCGATGTGGTTTCCATGAAGCTTCATGCCCGTAAAGAGGGTGATCGCTATATCCTTAACGGTAATAAGATGTGGATCACCAACGGTCCCGATGCCAACACCTATGTGATCTACGCCAAAACCGATCTGGATAAAGGCGCTCACGGCATTACCGCCTTTATCGTTGATCGTGATTCAAAAGGTTTCAGTACGGCGCAAAAGCTCGACAAACTGGGCATGCGTGGATCCAATACTTGTGAACTCGTATTTGAAGATTGTGAAGTCCCTGAAGAGAACATTCTTGGTGGGCTCAATAACGGCGTAAAAGTGTTAATGAGTGGCCTAGATTACGAGCGTGTGGTTCTCTCTGGTGGCCCACTAGGGATCATGACCGCCTGTATGGATATCGTCGTTCCTTATATCCATGAACGTGAGCAGTTTGGTAAGTCCATCGGCCAGTTCCAACTGGTTCAGGGAAAGCTTGCCGATATGTACACAGGCATGAATGCCGCTAAATCCTATATCTACAACGTGGCAAAATCTTGCGATCGCGGCGAAACCACACGTAAAGATGCAGCAGGAGCCATCCTATATTCAGCTGAACTAGCAACGAAAATGGCTCTGGATGCGATTCAGCTTCTAGGCGGCAACGGTTACGTCAATGAATATGCAACGGGTCGACTCCTACGTGATGCCAAACTCTATGAAATTGGCGCAGGCACCTCAGAGATCCGCCGTATGTTAATCGGTCGTGAGCTATTTAACGAATCTAAATAA
- a CDS encoding carboxyl transferase domain-containing protein, whose amino-acid sequence MTQLSSRINPRSDEFKTKHDDMANLVHDLQQKLNVIEQGGGDVARERHLSRGKLLPRQRVEKLLDPGSPFLELSQFAAYELYEDIVPAAGIIAGVGRVSGVECMIIANDATVKGGTYYPVTVKKHLRAQDIASRCHLPCIYLVDSGGANLPRQDEVFPDRDHFGRIFYNQAQMSAKGIPQIAVVMGLCTAGGAYVPAMADESIIVKEQGTIFLAGPPLVKAATGEEVTAEELGGAEVHTKISGVADHMAQSDEHALELARKAVTRLNNQKTIESELSPVKPPKFDINELYGIVGTDLKKPYDVKEVIARVVDDSDFDEFKAGYGPTLVCGFARIHGYPVGIVANNGILFSESAQKGAHFIELCCQRKIPLLFLQNITGFMVGKKYEHEGIAKHGAKMVTAVSCANVPKFTVIIGGSYGAGNYGMCGRAFEPTMMWMWPNARISVMGGEQAAGVLATVRRDGLARKGVEWSDTDEQKFRAPIVEQYDKEGHPYHASARLWDDGIIDPAQTRDVVGLALSAALNAPIEDTKFGVFRM is encoded by the coding sequence GTGACTCAACTCAGCAGTCGTATTAACCCGCGCAGTGATGAATTCAAGACCAAACATGATGACATGGCTAACTTAGTCCATGATCTACAACAAAAACTCAATGTCATTGAACAGGGCGGCGGTGATGTTGCCCGTGAGCGTCATCTATCACGAGGAAAGCTACTTCCGAGACAACGTGTAGAGAAGTTACTCGATCCCGGTTCCCCTTTCCTCGAGCTGTCACAGTTTGCAGCCTATGAACTCTACGAAGATATAGTCCCTGCAGCGGGGATTATTGCAGGAGTTGGTCGTGTCAGCGGCGTCGAATGTATGATCATCGCCAATGATGCCACCGTCAAAGGCGGCACTTACTATCCAGTCACAGTAAAAAAACATCTTCGAGCTCAAGATATTGCTAGTCGTTGTCACCTTCCCTGTATCTACCTTGTTGACTCAGGCGGCGCTAACCTGCCACGCCAAGATGAAGTCTTTCCAGACAGAGATCATTTCGGACGCATCTTCTATAACCAAGCGCAGATGTCAGCCAAAGGGATCCCGCAGATAGCCGTAGTGATGGGTCTTTGTACCGCAGGTGGCGCTTATGTGCCAGCCATGGCTGATGAGTCTATTATCGTTAAAGAGCAAGGCACTATCTTCCTCGCAGGCCCACCGTTGGTAAAAGCGGCCACTGGAGAGGAGGTCACCGCAGAGGAGCTTGGCGGCGCAGAGGTGCACACTAAGATATCTGGCGTGGCCGATCATATGGCCCAAAGCGATGAACATGCGCTAGAGCTGGCACGCAAAGCGGTCACGCGTCTGAACAATCAAAAAACCATAGAGTCTGAGCTTAGCCCAGTTAAACCGCCAAAATTCGATATTAACGAGCTTTACGGCATCGTAGGGACAGATCTTAAAAAGCCATACGATGTTAAAGAGGTGATAGCGCGTGTAGTCGATGACTCAGATTTTGATGAGTTTAAAGCAGGCTACGGCCCTACTTTAGTCTGTGGCTTTGCTCGCATTCATGGCTACCCAGTGGGTATTGTCGCCAATAATGGCATCCTCTTCTCTGAATCCGCTCAGAAAGGGGCGCACTTTATCGAGCTATGTTGTCAGCGAAAAATCCCCCTCCTCTTCTTGCAAAATATCACCGGCTTTATGGTGGGTAAGAAATATGAGCATGAAGGGATCGCAAAACATGGTGCCAAGATGGTGACCGCTGTTTCCTGTGCAAACGTGCCTAAATTTACCGTTATTATCGGTGGCAGTTACGGCGCTGGTAATTATGGTATGTGCGGACGAGCATTCGAGCCAACCATGATGTGGATGTGGCCAAATGCCCGTATCTCAGTGATGGGTGGCGAACAAGCCGCAGGGGTATTGGCCACCGTTCGTCGTGATGGTCTTGCCCGCAAAGGTGTTGAATGGTCCGATACTGATGAGCAAAAATTCCGTGCACCGATAGTCGAGCAGTATGACAAAGAGGGTCACCCTTATCATGCCAGTGCCCGCCTTTGGGATGATGGCATTATTGACCCTGCTCAAACCCGAGATGTGGTTGGCTTAGCCTTGTCGGCAGCCCTTAACGCACCGATAGAAGACACCAAGTTTGGTGTGTTCCGTATGTAA
- a CDS encoding enoyl-CoA hydratase-related protein produces MTSEFSNRLNFVNCTLENGVGELILDRADKHNAFDEVMINEMIQSLEHFANNSNCQVLILKANGKNFSAGADLNWMRNQAKMDFEQNLADANELAKLMSMLDKFPKPTIALVQGAAFGGALGLICCCDIAIANARASFCLSEVKLGLIPAVISPYVTRAMGQRAARRYMLTAERFNAQTAQSLNVVHEIDDDLDAHAKPIIDALLANSPQGMAWVKTLLSTLENGVIDQNTLDYTSERIARIRVSDEGQEGLNAFFEKRSPNWKLDSDTAQGAQ; encoded by the coding sequence ATGACAAGTGAATTTTCAAACAGGTTAAATTTCGTAAACTGCACCCTAGAAAATGGGGTTGGAGAACTGATCCTCGACCGAGCAGACAAACATAATGCTTTTGATGAGGTGATGATCAACGAGATGATCCAATCTCTTGAGCATTTTGCTAACAACAGCAACTGCCAAGTGCTTATCCTTAAAGCAAACGGCAAGAACTTTAGTGCTGGCGCCGATCTCAACTGGATGCGCAATCAGGCAAAGATGGATTTTGAGCAGAACTTGGCTGATGCTAACGAACTGGCGAAGCTGATGTCGATGCTAGATAAGTTCCCTAAGCCAACTATCGCATTGGTTCAAGGCGCAGCCTTTGGTGGTGCTTTAGGGCTTATCTGCTGCTGCGATATTGCCATCGCTAATGCCCGTGCCAGCTTCTGCTTAAGCGAAGTCAAATTGGGATTAATTCCAGCAGTCATTAGCCCTTACGTCACTCGCGCTATGGGACAACGAGCCGCTCGTCGCTATATGCTCACCGCGGAGCGCTTTAACGCGCAAACCGCGCAGTCTCTCAATGTCGTTCATGAGATAGATGATGATCTTGATGCACACGCCAAACCCATTATCGATGCACTGCTTGCCAATAGCCCTCAAGGCATGGCTTGGGTAAAAACCTTACTCTCAACCCTTGAAAACGGCGTGATAGATCAAAACACATTAGATTATACCAGCGAGCGCATTGCTCGAATTCGCGTGTCAGATGAAGGCCAAGAGGGACTCAATGCCTTCTTCGAAAAACGTAGCCCTAACTGGAAACTAGACTCTGACACGGCCCAAGGAGCTCAATAA
- a CDS encoding acetyl/propionyl/methylcrotonyl-CoA carboxylase subunit alpha: MVAQTSKNNNTGKTLLIKKLLIANRGEIACRIIKTAKAMGIRTVALYSDADIDARHVAMADESFYLGGSAPADSYLKGDFIVEIAKKSGAQAIHPGYGFLSENADFARLCEQSDIAFVGPSAAAIDSMGSKSAAKEIMGAAKVPLVPGYHGDEQEDALLVSEAKKMGFPLLIKAAFGGGGKGMRIVENETEVLDAIHSARREAISSFGNDKLLMERYLRQPRHVEVQVFADNHGNCIYLSDRDCSIQRRHQKVVEEAPAPGLSDELRVKMGEAAVAAAKAIDYQGAGTVEFLLDTDNSFYFMEMNTRLQVEHPVTELVTGQDLVKWQLMVASGHPLPLAQDEVRIHGHSFEVRIYAEDPQNEFLPASGKLNFLREPEQSRFVRIDSGIRENDVISNFYDPMISKLIVWDESRPRALQRLVHSLESYQISGLKHNIEFLANIAEHQAFRDANFSTDFIDRYGDGLIGRGLSGNAIKDEQTALALAALYQVCARRVAAKACAINSNDPYSPWGTVSGFRLNSASQHQVSLLDDNHELQHLELIETSVGGKSIFQMQQGDNLYVLNGELHGELLHAEISLSQADKNRDPLTDKNQAHKFKVPVSQVDDDFTLFINSSSYHFRAIQTELTEEQECLADKLKAPMNGTVVTHLVNAGDTVTAGQGLMVMEAMKMEYTIESPFDGIVSAFFFDIGELVSDGAVLVDVEPAKKEEG; the protein is encoded by the coding sequence ATGGTTGCCCAAACGTCAAAAAATAATAACACAGGCAAAACCTTGCTGATTAAGAAGCTGTTAATAGCCAACCGAGGCGAAATAGCCTGTCGCATCATAAAAACCGCCAAAGCCATGGGGATCCGTACCGTCGCCCTCTACTCTGACGCCGATATTGATGCCCGTCATGTGGCTATGGCCGATGAGTCTTTCTACCTTGGTGGCAGTGCACCGGCAGACTCCTACCTCAAAGGCGATTTTATCGTCGAAATAGCCAAAAAATCTGGCGCACAAGCTATCCATCCTGGCTACGGTTTCCTATCAGAGAATGCCGATTTTGCGCGTTTATGTGAGCAATCAGATATCGCTTTTGTTGGACCAAGCGCAGCTGCTATCGACTCTATGGGCAGCAAGAGTGCGGCTAAAGAGATCATGGGCGCCGCCAAGGTCCCACTGGTTCCCGGTTATCACGGTGATGAGCAAGAGGATGCGTTATTAGTTAGCGAAGCAAAGAAAATGGGCTTCCCACTACTTATCAAAGCGGCCTTTGGCGGTGGCGGTAAAGGAATGCGTATCGTTGAGAACGAAACTGAAGTTCTGGACGCCATCCACTCAGCTCGTCGTGAAGCTATCTCCTCTTTTGGCAACGACAAGCTACTGATGGAGCGTTATCTTCGCCAACCTCGCCACGTCGAAGTGCAGGTCTTTGCCGATAATCATGGCAACTGTATCTATCTTTCAGACAGAGACTGCTCTATCCAGCGACGCCACCAAAAAGTTGTCGAGGAAGCACCGGCGCCAGGATTAAGTGATGAGTTAAGAGTCAAGATGGGAGAAGCGGCCGTTGCAGCGGCAAAAGCCATCGACTATCAAGGTGCAGGCACAGTTGAATTTTTGCTTGATACTGACAACAGCTTCTACTTTATGGAGATGAACACCCGTCTGCAGGTTGAGCACCCAGTAACCGAGCTGGTAACAGGCCAAGATCTCGTCAAGTGGCAGCTGATGGTTGCCAGTGGTCATCCACTGCCACTAGCCCAAGATGAAGTCAGAATACATGGCCACTCTTTTGAGGTGCGTATCTACGCAGAAGACCCGCAAAATGAGTTTCTTCCTGCCAGCGGTAAACTCAACTTCCTGCGCGAACCAGAGCAAAGCAGATTTGTACGTATCGACTCTGGGATCCGTGAAAATGATGTGATCAGTAACTTTTACGATCCCATGATCTCTAAATTAATTGTTTGGGATGAATCCCGCCCAAGAGCGCTACAACGTCTGGTGCACTCATTAGAGTCATATCAGATAAGTGGCCTAAAACATAATATCGAGTTTCTTGCTAATATCGCCGAGCATCAAGCATTTCGTGATGCTAACTTCAGCACAGACTTTATCGACCGTTACGGTGATGGCCTTATCGGACGTGGCCTAAGTGGCAATGCCATTAAGGATGAGCAAACAGCATTGGCACTAGCCGCTCTGTATCAAGTCTGTGCCCGAAGAGTGGCAGCAAAAGCCTGTGCCATTAACAGCAATGACCCATACTCACCTTGGGGGACAGTCAGCGGCTTTAGACTCAATAGCGCCAGTCAGCATCAGGTCTCTCTGCTCGATGATAATCATGAGCTGCAACATCTTGAGCTTATTGAAACCTCTGTTGGCGGCAAATCTATCTTCCAGATGCAGCAAGGGGACAACCTCTATGTGCTCAATGGTGAGCTGCACGGTGAACTGCTCCATGCAGAGATCTCACTGAGCCAAGCAGATAAAAACCGTGATCCACTGACAGATAAAAACCAAGCACACAAATTCAAGGTGCCTGTGAGTCAGGTCGATGATGACTTTACCCTTTTTATTAACTCTAGTAGTTACCATTTCCGTGCGATCCAAACTGAGCTAACTGAGGAGCAGGAGTGCCTTGCCGATAAGCTTAAAGCGCCGATGAATGGCACAGTGGTCACTCATCTGGTGAATGCTGGCGACACAGTGACCGCAGGACAAGGCTTAATGGTGATGGAAGCCATGAAAATGGAATATACAATAGAATCTCCCTTTGATGGCATTGTCAGTGCATTCTTCTTCGACATAGGTGAGCTAGTCAGTGATGGCGCAGTTTTAGTTGATGTTGAACCTGCTAAAAAAGAAGAGGGATAA